Proteins from a single region of Kluyveromyces lactis strain NRRL Y-1140 chromosome C complete sequence:
- the MLH3 gene encoding mismatch repair protein MLH3 (similar to uniprot|Q12083 Saccharomyces cerevisiae YPL164C MLH3 Protein involved in DNA mismatch repair forms a complex with Mlh1p to promote meiotic crossing-over mammalian homolog is implicated mammalian microsatellite instability) gives MSIKRLDDTVSSRLKSHESVVSTTAVVRELVQNSVDADATKIKVDINTERFIIEVQDNGFGITPSDLNLLGGHNITSKLESLQQLPAISSYGFRGEALHLMLQCSKVLIISKSKDYSGIWARELPAPAFISDEGKFPLMKGALSGTVIKISDVFYNYPVRRKMMEKQSISDLVSAIRTEILTVLIKFPTLDVSVFINQQLRISSIAVSTLEPYPKQLDTCFHNIFGEILPRKQLKFVSASFKSHTVKGIVSINPIQSKDYQYIFINGRKYSDSRFFSAVNKLFQSTKYVEKNWDSYSVKSVGSPYSAYPLFIIGCEVPLEISDLIQDPGKTIFQSGTLKTLCPLILNVMSSFLKHLGYEPGVDVSTFDNSSYFETAHYFTNTKRVELAVKPTNKHANGNRVHKPQNNKVLEILKSPPRTRGIFSRLLENTTGGRQCRDHHYDSEFDIQKLNLAGTESSYLKNHAVSDFKLSKSQIRNFEVIQQVDLKFILVKSGGTLLMLDQHACHERILVENMLKETIIKCMNKCFNYVKLNMKMNISAEEAGWFRESIPEFDTWGIVLEIKDIDTRSSVIELIKAPEFFHEKIKHDSAFLKHVLLQHIYDLRSSKRRRITQLMKEQHSSNKWWIMVPHMPRVYTEIINSKSCRSAIMFGTSLSRTECDVMISDLSKCQQPFHCAHGRPSVVPIVEINDSIFGFSDKDYEILL, from the coding sequence ATGAGTATCAAAAGGCTTGATGATACCGTATCGAGTCGTTTAAAGTCACATGAATCTGTAGTATCAACAACGGCTGTTGTTAGGGAGTTAGTTCAGAACAGCGTTGACGCCGATGCTACGAAAATAAAAGTAGATATAAATACCGAAAGGTTTATCATAGAAGTACAGGATAATGGTTTTGGAATTACTCCTAGTGACCTTAATTTGTTAGGCGGTCACAATATCACTTCAAAATTAGAATCCTTGCAGCAGTTGCCTGCAATTAGCTCGTATGGATTCCGCGGGGAAGCGTTACATCTGATGCTACAATGTAGTAAAGTTCTGATAATATCTAAATCAAAGGATTATAGTGGAATATGGGCTAGAGAATTGCCAGCACCCGCTTTTATTTCGGATGAGGGTAAATTTCCTTTGATGAAAGGTGCACTTAGCGGAACGGTCATCAAAATATCAGACGTTTTCTACAATTATCCTGTTCGTCGCAAAATGATGGAAAAACAATCGATATCGGATTTGGTTAGTGCGATCAGGACAGAAATTCTAACAGTACTAATAAAATTTCCAACATTGGACGTATCTGTATTCATTAATCAGCAGCTACgaatttcttccattgcCGTAAGTACCCTGGAACCATATCCAAAACAGTTGGATACCTGCTTCCATAACATATTTGGAGAAATATTGCCACGCAAACAATTAAAATTTGTATCTGCCTCATTTAAATCACATACAGTCAAAGGTATTGTTTCTATTAATCCAATTCAGTCAAAGGATTACCAGTATATCTTCATAAATGGAAGAAAGTACAGTGATTCAAGATTCTTTTCAGCCGTCAATAAATTGTttcaatcaacaaaatatgttgaaaagaattgggATTCATATTCTGTAAAAAGTGTCGGGTCACCTTACTCTGCCTATCCGTTGTTTATAATCGGTTGTGAAGTGCCTTTAGAAATTTCTGATCTCATACAAGATCCAGGGAAGACGATTTTTCAATCGGGAACGCTTAAAACTCTCTGTCCTTTGATACTTAATGTAATGTCATCGTTTTTGAAGCATCTTGGATATGAACCTGGTGTTGACGTGTCAACATTCGAtaattcttcttatttTGAAACAGCCCATTATTTCACGAATACAAAACGAGTGGAACTTGCTGTGAAACCAACCAACAAACATGCAAATGGAAATCGAGTACACAAGCCGCAAAATAACAAAGTATTGGAAATATTAAAATCACCTCCAAGAACTAGGGGAATATTTTCACGGTTGCTGGAAAATACCACAGGAGGTCGTCAATGCCGTGATCATCATTATGATTCAGAATTTGATATACAAAAATTAAATTTAGCTGGCACAGAATCCtcttatttgaaaaatcatGCTGTCAGTGACTTCAAATTATCTAAGTCCCAAATTagaaattttgaagtaATACAACAAGTGGACCTTAAATTCATACTTGTAAAATCGGGCGGAACTTTACTGATGTTAGACCAACATGCTTGTCATGAGAGGATTTTGGTAGAAAACATGCTCAAGGAAACAATTATCAAGTGTATGAACAAATGCTTTAATTATGTGAAGTTAAAcatgaaaatgaacatTTCTGCCGAGGAGGCCGGTTGGTTTCGTGAATCCATACCTGAATTTGACACATGGGGAATTGTATTAGAGATTAAAGATATTGACACACGTTCATCTGTCATAGAGTTGATCAAAGCCCCAGAATTCTTtcatgaaaaaattaaacaTGACAGTGCTTTCTTAAAGCATGTTTTATTACAACACATCTACGACCTAAGAAGTAGCAAACGTAGGAGGATAACACAATTAATGAAAGAACAGCACTCGTCGAATAAATGGTGGATTATGGTTCCGCATATGCCAAGAGTGTATACTGAAATTATAAATTCTAAATCATGTAGGTCGGCAATTATGTTTGGTACGTCACTTTCTAGAACAGAATGTGATGTTATGATATCTGATTTATCGAAATGTCAGCAGCCATTCCACTGTGCGCACGGTAGACCTTCCgttgttccaattgttgaaattaacGACTCTATTTTTGGTTTTAGCGACAAGGACTATGAGATTCTGTTATAG